attatacacTACATTCTGGCAACCAAATTTATCCATTAGGCAATAAGTACACAAAGTACATTAGGAATGAATGACCACAATGTATCATTTGAACTGCTTATGTTATTGGGTAACTGCAGTAACTAGTAAACAATAGGCATACCTGACTTTCATTGTCATCCACAAAAAGGCGTATAGCATCATCAGCGGCTCCACTGGCAAAGATACCTTCTCTGTCATACCAGCACAAAGGGTGCATAAATGtcatatttacaaaaagaaattaaataagatgATACAGCTCACATCTGATATCATGATAACAAACAAGAAGTGCATCATTATATTCATCTGGCTACCAATTAAGAAAATGGAAAGCAATAAGTGATGAATTAACGTTTCATCCACAGAATGttgcataaataaaaaatcattcttAAACTTCTTAAAATATCAGTGACCCAAAGACTGAAAGAGGATAATCCATCCACAATGTACGAAGAAAGTCAGCACAACTTTCAAATATGGGGGTTGGCCATAACATAATAGCTCCTTTATTCCACAATAATGTTGCTTAATTTTACATCATCAACATCAGGAATAGACAGATAAAAATAATGGCATTCTCAAAGGCAGAAATTGCATTAACAAAGGCAGCAAATTTATGTAAATGCCCAGTGAAACGCAAGTGCCATTTTACCTTGACCAATGAACTGAGAAAATTGTCCGATCATGATACCCGGTAAGAGTGCAAAGATGTTTCCTGAAATTccagtaagaaaaaaaaaattaaaatatccgGAAAGGAAAGGAGTATATTAATATGCCTTCATTATTAAGTGATATGCTATagtaaaaaatagtattatgaACACAACCAACCTATgcaattgattttataatatttgaaagaaacTAACGATGGTGTTTCAATCTATTCCAAACTATTGTATGAATATAGCAGAATTGATAGTCAGCTATAGTAAAAATTAGTATTATGAACAAAACCAGCCTATGCAATTGATTTCATAATATTTGACAGAAACTAACGATGGTGTTTTAAACTATTCCAAGCTATTATATGAATATAGCAGAATTGACAGTCAGATTACGACTTCAAAGATCAGATATATCAAAATTAGACATTTCAAAATATTGAGTTTAAGATAAAGTAGCAGGGGATCGTGAGACAACAGCAAGCAAGCAATGGGTCATGATGTAGTCATTATAGTTATCAATCTCAAAGGACACAGCGCAGTGGCAAACTCTAAACTCGCTATAGCAGGATAACAGGATGGAAactgttttaaataatataatacaaactAAAAAGTTATAGTGCGCAAATAAATcctcaaaacaaaagaaaacccaaaactaatgaaattcaaaataaataatagaagtCACAGTTTAAGCACATAACCACCATCAATCTAAGTGCAATAAAGGCATAGTAATGAAgtcaaaatttgaaagaagatgacgaaattattagaaaaaataaatacaaaactatATCAAATTATGTTAATGTGATCTGGAAAGTTGAATAGGAGAATAAAGGatgaaacaaaggaaaaaaagcTATCCTTAAAAGTCTGAAGTAAGAAAGGTCAAACCAGAGGTAACTTCATAGTAGCCAGCTATGCTATTTTCGCCATTATTATGACCGAATGACAATTATCTTCACTATTTGAATCCCATAGCAAATACGTATTCTATAGAAGGGGGGGAATAATGTAAGAGAGGCAAAAAGGAAACTAGTGAAATACTAACCAGGGTGCAAACCCACCACCAGATTGAATCTCTGTGTTTTCTGTTCCCCAGACCTTCACGGTAAGATCATCGCTGCCATAAAGGTTTGCCATAAAAAAATGTCACAGAAGTTAAAGAAAGtgataaaacaattaaagaCGCGAGCAAAAGAAATTTTGGCATACCTACACGAAACCATTCTGTCACCACTCGCACTGAAGGAGAGAGCCCAGACAGTGGAAGTATGTCCACTGACAAATAACAAcgttataaataaatgaattaaattagaattaacaATAACGATAATGGCCAACATATATGCAAAATACATTTTACATAACATACGGAAAAAAACACTCGTTGCTACAAATATATGAAAACCAAGAAGCTATAAACTTGAAGGTGATGAAAGAGATCAAGAAGTAGTACTTATTAGGCACCCCAAGGGTTTGGACGCATTGCCAATCGTCACTATCACCTTCATCCGCCCAAACCTGAAAGAAATGAAGTGTTAATTTTGTACATTGCTCAATCATTCATCCGCAAAGGAAGCAACCACAAgtaacaataaagaaaaaaaaatgaaaataaaaaggcaGAGGCACTTTAGCATCAGCGATaccttaatattattatcataactACACGAAAATAAGATATCCTCTGTGGGATGCCACTTCACCATTTTCACATCCTGCGCATGTCCTTGCAGCACAGACACGCACTCAAACTCATTCCCGGGCAGAACTTCCCATATCCAAACAGACTTATCTCTACTACAAGTAGCTAGCAACGTGCCAGACGCATTCCAACACACACTCTTCACTTCATTTTCATGTCCCTGTAGTAAAATCGCATTCACCTCAAAGTAAAGTTCAACTATCAAAGAACAAACGTCCTAATTCATTAAACAAAAAGGTTGAATTTAGCAATAACCTACCTCCAAAGTAGAAACACACTCAAAATCGCCACCAACATTTTCCCAAATGGCAGTGGTGGCGTCGAAACTTCCAGTGGCCAAAAGCTTCCCCGACGGTGACCAAGCACAAGATCGAACAGTTCGAGTGTGTGTTTCTTCCAAAACCGCCTACATTCCATTTCCACAAGCAAAGTAAACTATATTACACACACAATTTTCTTCAATGGTGAAATATAACATAGAATTGAATTTCACAACGATTGAGAATGGAAATTGATATGAGAAAAGACCTTGCAAGCCCATAGACCAGAGGAGAGGTTCTGCTCCCAGATTCGGACGGTTTTGTCGCCGCTGCAAGAAGCAAAGACGAGCGGAATACCGGCGTGTCCAGTGGCGGGGTTCCAATCCAAGCTCCAAACCCTATCAGTGTGACCTTCGAGTCTCTGAATCTCTTTCAGCTCCATCGTCACCAATCGCCTTCCCTCTCTGCATACACCGCAAACACTGACCCGTTTATTGATTCTCAACTTTCTACTCTGCTATTTCCTACTTTCTCACTCTTCTCCACGCCACGCGTCAGagaaaattagtgaaaatgattttaacaaacagacaaaaacaaatcaccaattgggcCGCCGCCAATTCACCACGGCGTGAGCACAGGGGAAAACTAGCTACCTACTGATGCACGTTTTTGGGTAATCCATGGGTACCGTATCAAAATTATACCATGGTTTTAGACTGGGAATATACAATTCTCTATGAATCATAGAGAAAAAAAGCGCTTTATAATACAATCGCATTCGAAGCGAAAAcgataatttcatttttcttatactGAATTTACTTCCTGTAAATAATAAAACGTGGTATTTAATCCTACACAAATGGGGAGGGATTGAggcaaataataaaatttaattgaacatttagatgatattcaaattttgctaaaaaaaaaagtccattGTTTTAGAGATTTTTGAGGGATTTGTATAAATTTAGGTTGCGCTTAATCGATTTAAAGCagcttatatttaatttcatctaAACTTTATATTTCAGCAAGTTTATTTAAAGGTATTAGAtacattttattactttaaagaGTTAACTTACAATACAAGTAGTTTCGTatcaggaaaatgatattttgacaacttctggatgacaaattttttacaccgaTGACGTGTCACGTTGTCATTGGTcgacttttaagaaaataagatttatttttttcattttcttaaaaatcgaCCAATGACAACATGACACGTCATCggtatcaaaaaattgtcatCTTCAaggttgtcaaagtatcattttcctttgtATTAAAACATTGTTTACTATATAGGTGTTTTGGTTGAAAGATGATAGTAAccattattttctctttctaaatTGTAGTCTTTTGACATGATTGTAGAGATCATTAaacaattaggaaaaaaatgTGTTATGGAGTGAAGTAGTGGAGGATGAAGCTTAGGATCAATAACAACAAAACTTATTTTGTCGTTAATATTATCTGATTATTTGTATCATTCAATATCATAATTTACTAAGTGTATTACTAAggtcaaattttatttacaatagtAATTATAAGTCAAATTTATATACATAGTTCTAGTAAAACTATTTACTTATTTACAATCCAAACagtattaattatgttaaatattaagTGTTTACACTATACTCACTTCCTAGAGTCTATTCCATAAAAGTTTCATCTCTCTTTGTTGACATTTATTAAGTGATCATTTCAAAGCATATAACAACCacaaacaaataacaataaaataagagtAAGTTTATAGTATAAAAGAATCAATTCATGTAATTATAAAACATCATATAACATATCTCATTTCTAAACCTAAGCATACATATGATTATAGACTTGACCAATCTAGACATAAGTCATGAATAAATACAACTTTGAGAGTATTAATAAGTATGAATAATGagtatttttcacacttattaAACTCttctaaaattgaattatttcatGTCTTCACGAAAACACAAACCAAACACGACATTAAGTAAAAGACCTCTTGATACAATGACTCTACACAAACCAGAAAAAttcactttcattttcaaatttcaaacaaacGTGACATGGTGCATTCATCAACTCAAAATCTACCCTTTGCATCAAATATGACAAACCAACTTAAAGATTTAATAATACTCACCAAACAAGTGTCTGTTCTCacatacttttattaaaaagcTTATTATAGTACTTCATCAACTTTTGCATATCGTCTAACTCACACACTTAACACATAGTTAATTAGGTCAAAACGTCCTTTTAGGGTAATGGTTTTTCATGGATTCAAAATTCACCACTTGAGAAGAGAAAACAAGTAAATGCTTCAATCACTCAAGTCAATCCTCAAATCCCAATATATCAATCACTCAAGTAAATacctttatttttctattcatgcacccttttgatattttttcttttattttctttctttcttcttgtttgtttgtttatatatatatatatatatatatatatatatatatatgaattttcttCCCCCAAACTTGATCTCAACCAAACCCTTGTTCAAAGCATAATACTTGTTTTCTTTCAGAGTGTAAGGTATGATAACATTTCAAAGGCTCGATAGGGAAGAAAATAACTCAAAGCTCGAAAGGGTTCACAAATGATTACCTGATGCACAAAGGTTGACTATTTGACCAAGAAGTTTTAGAAATCAATTAAGCAATTGTCTTTTTCATCCCTGACCAAGTGTGTGTGTGCATCCAAAGAATCATGCAAAAACCAAATTTATATCCAAGACAACTTATCACAATATCTCTTAATTTCAAATACATTCTCTCAAgcactaaaaaatatatagtcaTTGAATCATATTCACACACAAGATGAAATTTCGAGACAATTTGCAACCACGATCATGCACATGTTATCACATTTTAGGAATGCACACAATTAATGTAGAAAGTGCAAAACCATTAAACCAAATATAACAATGTATTTACAACTAAACATAatccaaaacaaaattcaaaataaaatccatACCACAATGtacataaaaaactaaataacaagGACTCAGAAAAACTTCATCCACGCAACAAAATCACGACCAAGGCCTCCATCCAAATGGATCCTACTGTTGTTTCGACTTTGGTTGCCACTAACTCCAAAGTGGATTAAGATCCTTCCGTGGCAGCTCATCGTCACTGCCCTTTGCATCATAGGAAGTGCTCCCCCACCTAGAATTTGACTTGCCCTCAAGCCATGGAACACGAGTTGCGAACTTACTATCAGTCATCACGCCATCGTGGAAATCAGGAATGCCCAAAGATAGTTGATGTAGACTTTCCATTATAGACACCTAACCTTGTCTCAAAGCATCACTCCACGAGTGCATGTCCTCCTGGCATGCAAAATTCTAATGCATGTAAGCTAGTGGTGCGACAACAAAAGGAGTACGTGAAGCACGAAACCCACCTTGCCGTGGTGGAGGAACAAGTGAAGGAGGGTTGAACGTGGACTGCTAAATCCAATTAATACAATTCTTACCAAAGAACTTATTATTTAAAGTGGGTTGCAATTGAAGGCGCACAATAAAGTCAAATGGTACACCTTAATCCTTGCAAAGTGCAATAATTAAGCCAGGAAATCTGAGTTTGCAAAGATCGTTGTCAACAATAAGGGTCATCTCCCGAGCAATACGAGTCCCCCACGTCCATTTGAATATGATGATGATCCTATGGATCAGATATAAGCGCTCCAAATTGAAGTTAGATGTGTGAGTGTTCAGACTCAGGTTTGTAAAGGGTAATGAATGTTCACATATTAGGTAGAGAGTTCAAATGTCTTTGAAGGATCCTCACAAGTGTCCCATTCACACCCAACTGATACTCTTAACAGGAATGCACAATGTCGATGCAATCAGGTAATGATCAAGGTGCTCACTAATAAAGGTGTTTAAGGGACACAAGTTGAAGGTGGAGTCCGTAGAAAAGTATTTAAAGTCTTCTGGTCAAAGTGAACCAACTGCCTCCATACTTTGGACATTCATGGCATAAAACCCTTGTGATCATAGGCAGTGGCATATAATTTCTTCACTAGCACTTCATTAATGTCATTAGAAAGGTTCCCCAAGACTCCGTGTCATTGCCTGCGCTCTAATTCTTGTTGGAAATTATCATACTCCCGTAGATTTAGCTCAACATGCCTTTTTGGGAATAATGATTGACGCATGATGAAGTTGAACCGGTCAGGAGCAATCTCACACGAGAatcgtgcttgaaacaacaaataaagttaaaaaaaattggtaaaaaaaactaaaaccagagttttccaaagttaaaggactaaattgtaccataatttaaaaattaactaaaatcaaaatcgctcTAACCGATTGAAATTTTTGtacaaacataaaaatcataAGATAGTTTTAActcaatataaattaaattttaatttttataaataataaatattcataaatagtATATTATCGTATCcaactaatttataaatgacTATTAAAACATCCGTTACGAAACAAATGATAAATACGTATAAATactaagtatttattttatgaaatttatccACAAATACTCGaacacaaatatttttgtaatctcACTAATTATTATAtggaataataataacaacaataataacaatatttaaaataaaaatga
The sequence above is drawn from the Vigna radiata var. radiata cultivar VC1973A chromosome 3, Vradiata_ver6, whole genome shotgun sequence genome and encodes:
- the LOC106757643 gene encoding protein CIA1 isoform X2; the protein is MELKEIQRLEGHTDRVWSLDWNPATGHAGIPLVFASCSGDKTVRIWEQNLSSGLWACKAVLEETHTRTVRSCAWSPSGKLLATGSFDATTAIWENVGGDFECVSTLEGHENEVKSVCWNASGTLLATCSRDKSVWIWEVLPGNEFECVSVLQGHAQDVKMVKWHPTEDILFSCSYDNNIKVWADEGDSDDWQCVQTLGVPNNGHTSTVWALSFSASGDRMVSCSDDLTVKVWGTENTEIQSGGGFAPWKHLCTLTGYHDRTIFSVHWSREGIFASGAADDAIRLFVDDNESQVGGPLYKLLLKKEKAHDMDVNFVQWSPGEKPLLASASDDGTIKVWELIS
- the LOC106757643 gene encoding protein CIA1 isoform X1 is translated as MDYPKTCISREGRRLVTMELKEIQRLEGHTDRVWSLDWNPATGHAGIPLVFASCSGDKTVRIWEQNLSSGLWACKAVLEETHTRTVRSCAWSPSGKLLATGSFDATTAIWENVGGDFECVSTLEGHENEVKSVCWNASGTLLATCSRDKSVWIWEVLPGNEFECVSVLQGHAQDVKMVKWHPTEDILFSCSYDNNIKVWADEGDSDDWQCVQTLGVPNNGHTSTVWALSFSASGDRMVSCSDDLTVKVWGTENTEIQSGGGFAPWKHLCTLTGYHDRTIFSVHWSREGIFASGAADDAIRLFVDDNESQVGGPLYKLLLKKEKAHDMDVNFVQWSPGEKPLLASASDDGTIKVWELIS